The nucleotide sequence GTACATTATTTAAAAATTTTGCAAAAAAAAAGAAGAATTAATTCTTCTTTTTTTGGTTACCCCAAACTAACTCTTTTAAAAGCAGTAATACATAAATCCGAATTTGCATCCTGCAAATATTGCATAACAGTTTTTTTTGAGTCTTTTATATAAGCTTGATTGATTAATGTATTTTCTTTAAAGAACTTTTTTAAACGTCCTTTTGCAATTTTCTCAAGCATTTCTTCTGGTTTCCCTTCTTGACGAGCCAGATCTTTTCCTATCTCAATTTCCTTATCAATAACATCTTGTGTTATATCATCTTCACCAAGACCAACCGGATTCATGGCTGCAATTTGCATAGCAATATTCTTGCCAATATCTTGTATGCCGTCAGTAGAAGACATATTAAAGGCAACTAAAGAAGCTAATTTATTTCCTGGGTGAATATATGCAGTAACAAAATCTGAAGAAACAGCATGATAATTACTCAACTCAATTTTTTCACCAATTACGCCAGTTTGCTCAACTAATTTTTCACCTACAGACATGTTTCCATCAAAGTCCAAAGATTTTAATGAATCTAAGTCATTTATATTATTGTCTAACGCAAGAGATAGTAAATTTTTAGCCAAGTTGATAAAGTTTTCATTTTTTGCTACAAAATCTGTTTCACAATTTAAGCACAAAATGACTCCTAAATGATTATTAGCAGATGTCATGGCAAGAACAGCTCCCTCAGTTGTTGCTCGATCAGCTCTTTTAGCTGCAACCTTTTGTCCTTTTTTTCTCAAAACGTCAATTGCTTTTTCAAAATCTCCGTTGCTCTCGACTAACGCCTTTTTACAGTCCATCATACCAGCACCAGTCTGTTGTCTCAGTTTATTTACTTCTGAAGCAGTTATCTTTGTCATGTTTCTATAAATTAAATTAAGATTTTTTAGTTTTTTTTGAATCTGAATCACTTACTTTTGATTTCTTTTCAGTCTCACGTTCATCTAAAGCTTCTTTAATGGTCGTTGCAACACACGACAAAATTATATCAATACTTTTAGATGCATCATCATTTGAAGGAATTGGAAAATCTACCAAACTCGGATCTGAATTAGTATCTACCATAGCAAATGTTGGTATTCCTAATTTAATGGCCTCTAAAACAGCAATTTTTTCTTTTACAATATCGACGATAAAAATTGCTCCTGGTAATCTATTCATATCAGATATACTTCCTAAGTCTTTTTCTAACTTAGCTCTTTTTCTATCTAATTGTAGTCTTTCTCTCTTTGATAAAGTCGAAATTGTACCATCCTCTTTCATTTTGTCAATAGCCGACATTTTCTTAACTGCTTTCCTAATTGTAACAAAATTGGTCAGCATTCCACCAGGCCATCTTTCAGTTATGTATGGCATTTTTAAAGGCTTGATATGCTTAATTAATATATCTTTTGCTTGTTTTTTAGTAGCAACAAATAAAATTCTTCGGCCTGTTTTTGTTATTTTTTTTAAAGCTTGTAAGCTTTCATTTAATTTATTGACGGTTTGATTTAAATCCAATATATGTGTACCATCTTTTTCCATAAAAATATATGGAGACATATTGGGATGTCTTTTTCTTGTTAAGTGTCCAAAGTGTACACCGGCATCCAATAATTTTTTTACATCTACAATCATAATATGATAATTATCTTTTTGAAAATTGTGTTTTCTTTCTTGCTTTTCTTTGTCCAGGCTTCTTACGCTCTACCATTCTTGGATCACGTGTAATCAACCCTTCTTTTCTTAAATTTGACTTATTGTCTGCATTTAGAATAACTAATGCACGTGCAATTCCAAGACGGGTAGCTTCAGCTTGTCCAGTCAATCCACCTCCAATTACATTAACTTGAATATCAAAGTCTTTAGAACTAGAAACTACGTTTTGTGATTGCTCAATTTTATATTGCAGTAAAGTTGTAGGAAAATAATCCTTATAATCCTTATTATTTATTTTGATTGCTCCCTTTCCAGACTTTAAATATACTCTAGCAATCGAGTGCTTTCTTCTTCCTATTGCATGAATTTTATCCATATTACTTTATATCATCTAAATTTAATAATTTGGGGTTTTGTGCTGTTTGCTTGTGGCTTTCTCCAGCGTAAACATATAAGTTTTTATTAATTGCTCTGCCTAATTTGGTCTTAGGCAACATCCCCTTGACAGCCTTTTCAACTAATCTAGTAGGATGTTTTTCTAATAAATCTTTAGCTAATGTCACTCTTCGTCCACCTGGGTAGCCTGTATGACGAACATATTCTTTTTGATCCCACTTGTTGCCCGATAATTTTATTTTATCGGCATTAATTACAACTACGTTATCTCCACAATCCATGTGGGGAGTATAATTTGCTTTGTGTTTGCCTCTTATAATTTTAGCTATTTTTGAAGCCATTCTCCCTAGCAAAGCACCACTAGCATCTATCAGTAACCATTCTTTTTTCACATCGACTGGTTTTACTGAGTTTGTAACATATTTATTTTTATACTTAACCATCACACATATAACGTTTATAACTTAACCCATTTATCTGCCTAACAAACTAAACAACATAAAAGGGAGTGCAAAAATAACATTTTTTGCTTTACAATCAATAATGTGGGTTTTTTTTTTACTGGATTATTATGAAATAATTTTTAATTCTTTGCCAACAGATAAAAATGCATCTAAAGCGTTATTAATTTGTTTTTTAGAATGCGCAGCTGATATTTGAACTCTAATTCTAGCCATTTTTTGTGGAACTACTGGGTAAAAAAAGCCAATTACATAAATGCCTTTTTCTAATAATTTTTGTGAAAAAATTTGTGAAATTTTTGCATCATACAGCATAATTGGGACAATTGGATGAATTCCAGGTAAAACATCAAACCCCATTTTCACTATTTCAGATCTAAAGTAAGCTGTATTTTTTTGAAGTTTTTCTCTTAAATCATTGGAAGAATTTAATAACTCAAATGCTTTAATTCCTGCGCCAACAATAGATGGTGCTAATGAATTAGAAAATAAATATGGTCTTGATTTTTGCCTCAATATGTCTATTATTTCTGCACTTGCACTAGTAAATCCACCCATAGCGCCACCCATAGCCTTGCCTAGTGTACCTGTTATTATGTCGACTCTTTTTAAAACGTTATGATGCTCTGCAGAACCTCTGCCCGATTTTCCAATAAATCCAGTAGCATGACAATCGTCAACCATAACTAAAGCATCATGTTTATCAGCTAAATCACAAATTTTGTCTAATTTGGCTATTGACCCATCCATTGAAAAAACCCCGTCCGTAGCAATTAATCTTAATCTACTGTCTTTTGATTCATGAAGTTTAGCATTTAAATCAATCATATCAGAGTTTCTATATCTAAATCTTTTAGCCTTACATAGTCTAATACCGTCAATTATAGAAGCATGATTTAATTGATCAGAAATAATTGCATCCTCATCATTTAAAAGAGGCTCAAAAAGTCCGCCATTTGCATCAAATGCAGCAGCATATAAAATTGTATCATCTTTATGTAAAAACTCTGAAATAACAACTTCAAGCTTTTTGTGAATATCTTGTGTGCCGCAAATAAATCTTACAGAGGACATGCCAAAACCATGAGTATCCAATGTAGATTTTGCAGCAGCAACAATCTCTGGATGTGAAGAAAGGCCTAAATAATTGTTTGAACATAAATTCAAAACTTGTTTACCTCCAACCTCAATCAAAGCCGATTGACTAGAATCAATTATCCTCTCAGACTTATATAAACCCTGACTTTTGGCTTCTGAGATTTGACGATTTAATAAAGACTTTAATTCGTTTTTCATAATATAACTAAACAACCCCTTGGTCTAACATGGAGTCTGCAATTTTAATAAATGATGAAATGTTGGATCCTTTTACATAATTGATATTTGAAGTATCTTGTCCATATTGCATGCATGAGTTGTGAATTTGCTTCATGATATTTTTTAATTTATCATCAACCTCTTCCCTTGTCCAATTAATTCTTAGGGAATTCTGTGACATTTCTAAACCTGAAACGGCAACACCTCCTGCATTAGAAGCTTTTCCAGGAGCAAATAAAACATTGTTAGAGATAAAATAATTAACTGCACCAATAGTACACGGCATATTAGCTCCTTCACATACAGCAATACAATTATTTTGCACTAAAATCTTAGCATCTTGTTCATTTAATTCATTTTGAGTAGCACATGGCAACGCAATATCGCACTTAACACGCCATGGTGTTTCCTTAGAAACAAATGTGCAATCATACTTTTGTGCATATTCAGAAATTCTTCCCCTTCTTACATTCTTTAAGTCAAAAACATATTTTAATTTTTCTTTATCTAATCCATCTGGATCTAAAATGTAACCGGATGAATCAGACAATGTTATAACCTTTCCACCTAATTCAATAATTTTTTGACAAGCATACTGAGCAACGTTTCCTGAACCTGAAATCACAACTTTTTTATTTGCAATGGATTCATTTTTAACATTTAACATTTCATCTAAAAAATATACAACTCCATAGCCTGTTGCTTCAGGTCTAATTAATGATCCTCCCCAATTAAATGACTTACCTGTCAAAACTCCAGTAAATTCGTTTTTGATTCTTTTATACTGTCCAAACATGTAACCTATTTCTCTAGCACCAACCCCGATATCACCTGCCGGAATATCCGTATTTGGACCTATATGACGAGAAAGTTCCAACATGAAGGATTGACAAAACTTCATTACTTCATTGTCAGTCTTTCCTTTTGGATTAAAATCGGAACCTCCTTTACCACCTCCCATAGGCAAACCTGTTAAAGCATTTTTAAATATTTGTTCAAATCCTAAAAATTTAAGAATTGATAAATTAACACTTGGGTGAAATCTTAGTCCGCCCTTGTAAGGGCCAATAGCCGAATTAAATTCTACTCTGTAACCTCTATTGACTTGAACTACACCATTGTCATCAACCCATGGCACTCTAAATATAATTACACGCTCTGGCTCAATAATTCTATTTAACAAATTATTTCCTTGATACTTTTTATTGTTCTTTAAAAAAGGAATGATAGAGTGTGAAAACTCTTCAACGGCTTGAATAAATTCAGGCTCATTACTATTTTTTAGTCTTACAGATTTTATAAAGTCTTTTATTTCTGACATAATTACATTTTACACTAAATTATCTGAAACAAATCTAATTATATTTTTGAAAAAATTAATGTAAATTACAAAAGTTTAAAATATGACTATATTTACGAAAATCTAATTTATTATGAAAATAAGATTCCCCCTGTTAAGCTTATTAACTTTAATTAGCTTTCTAGGATTTTCTCAAACAAGTACACTTAAAGGTTTGATATTTGATGAAATTGACAATTCACCGTTAATTGGAGTAAATATATTATTTGGTAATAATCAAGGCTCTACTAGTAATAGTGATGGTAAGTATAATATAAACTTACAACCAGGCACAAATTCTATTAGTTTTCAATATATGGGTTATAAAACATTTACTCTAGATATTTTTATAAAGCCAGATGAAATTCTTAATCAGAATATTTATTTAAAAAATATTTCACAAGAGCTAGATTTAGTGGTTGTATCTGCCGGAAAATTTGAACAAAAACTTGAAGAAGTAACAGTATCTATGGACGTGATTAAACCTTCACTAATTGAAAATAAAAACACTACCGATTTAGAAATACTAATGAACCAAAGCCCTGGAGTGCAAGTTGTTGATGGTCAAGCAAATATAAGAGGAGGAAGTGGATGGAGTTATAATACAGGAAGTAGAGTTTTAGTTATGATTGATGATATGCCCATTTTAAGTGGTGACAGAGGAACTGTGCAATGGAATATGATACCAATGGAAAATATCTCTCAGATTGAAGTAATCAAAGGGGCATCATCTGTATTATTTGGTTCATCTGCAATGAACGGAGTAATAAATGTAAGAACATCTTACCCAAAAGGCCAACCTGAAACAAAAGTTTCATTATTTTCTGGACAATATGATAACCCGAAAAGAGAAGGACTCAATTGGTGGGGTAATGACAAAAGACGATTTCATGGAATGTCATTTAATTATGCAGAAAAAAAAATAAATACTGGAATTGTTTTTGGTGGAAATGTCTATGCTAATGATGGTTTTAAAGGCGGTTATGTTACCGATACAACTCATCACAGATATGGCGAAGAAATACCAGTAAGTGAAAAAAGAGGCCGGTTTAATTTTAATGTGAATCACAACTCAAAAAACATCAAAGGACTATCATACGGTCTTAATGGAAACTTAGTTTTTTCTGACACCTATGAATCNTTGATTTTTCAACATGATTCTGTAGGTTANACACCCATAGGTGTCCCTGACGGAGATAAGCCTGTTAGATTTAACCAAATGATGTTTAATATCGATCCGTTTATAAAATATATTAATTCTAATAACAAAACGCAACACTCCTATAAGTCACGTTTTTTTAGAGATGACTACCAACCTCANAATGATGAAATAGGATATTCTAANGTATTTTTCCAAGAGTATCAATTTCAAAAAACATTTGATTTAGAAAATNAAACAAAANTCGTTTCTACAACAGGNTTTTCATCAAATTATATCAAAGGNAATTATGATGAAATCTATGGAGAAGGAGGTACATCNAAAATTAAACAATTATTCAATTACAGTGGATATTCTCAAATTGATGCTAAATATCAAAAACTAAACCTTTCACTTGGTGTTAGACTAGAACATTTAATCTTTCAAAATGATCACCAATTAGTTCCTGTAATTAGAAGTGGATTAAATTATCAACTATTTGATGCTACATTTGTAAGGACTTCGTTTGGTCAAGGTTACCGATATCCTACAATTATGGAACTATTTGTTAAAACTGATTTTGATCCTGTGTATGTATATCCTAATCCAGACCTAAATGCAGAATCTGGGTGGAGTTCGGAAATAGGCATTAAACAATTATTGAAAATTGGGGAATGGAAGGGGATGTTAGACGTAGCAGGATTTGTAATGTATTATGATGACATGATAGAATTTACCTTTGGAGGCTGGGGTCCAATGGGCGTTGACTCTAACAGTGACGGTAGTGTAACCCCTGACGAATTTGATGATAATTTATACGGATTTGGTTTTAAATGCATCAATATTGGTGAAACTAGAATTACAGGATTTGAAATATCNGCAATGGGTGAAGGAAAAATCGGTAATGTAGATGTAAGTTTATTAGCTAGCTACACCAAGGTTAACCCTGTTATTTTAAATCCCGAAGAAGATTATTATGAATATGTTGGAGGACTTCAAGACGGAAATACCATCAACTATATTGAGTCAAGTTATTATACAGACGGTAATATTCTTAAATATCGTCATGAGAATATATTCAAATTTGATATAAATTTAGATTATGGAATGTTCATGACCGGTCTTAGTACAAGATACAACAGTATGATGAAAAATATGGACTTAGTTTTTGGAAGTTCAGCCTTCAATGATGGTGGAATTGATGTAGGTATCGATCAAATTATAAACCTTGGCGTTCTTGATTCAAGAGACAGAATGCTTGATGGTGACTTAATTTTAGACTACAGGTTTGGTATTCACCTCAGCGAGAATGTAACACTATCATTTATCATAGATAACCTTTTAAATCGAGAATATCAAACGAGACCTGCAGATTTAGGTCCCCCTAGAGCATATACTTTAAAAATTAGTGCAAAAATATAGATATGAAAACCATTGGCATAATTCCCGCAAGGCTTCAATCTACAAGACTTGTTAATAAAGCCTTACTAAAATTTAATAATAAGCCATTATTACAGCACACATATGAAGCNGTTAAAAATTCATCATTATTTAACCGAATCTATATTGCAACAGACTCTAAATTAATTCAGGATACTGCTCAAAATTTTAATGCTGAAGTAATTATGACAAGCAAAGAAAATAAAAATGGTACAGAAAGATGTATTGATGTAGTTCAAAAATTGAGTAAGAATATCGAAAATGATGACCTTGTAATTAATATTCAATGTGATGAACCTTTTCTAGAAGTGAAGCATTTTAAAAAAATTATTCAACAAATGAATAGCGATGTGCAAATAGCAACATTAATGTCACCAATTAAAAAAGAGGAACTTAATAATCCTAACACTGTAAAAGTAAGTGTTGATAAGAATTTCATAGCAAATAAATTTTCAAGATTGCTACAAAATTTTAAACCAAAAGAAAAACTATATAAACATATAGGTATATATGCATATAAAAAAAAGACGCTACTTAAGTTATCAAAACTCAAAGAAGTAAAAATTGAAAAAAAAGAATCCCTAGAGCAACTTAGATGGTTAAAAAACAACTATAAAGTCCATTGTTCACCTATAAGAGAGAATATAGTCTCAATTAATACACAAGAAGATGTAAAAAAAGTTTTAAAAAAATAATCAAATAAGAGATTTTATTCTTTATATTTAGAGTAACATAAATTTTTAAATGAAAAAGCCCATTGAACTACACATATTTGAACTTCTAAAACATAATGACTGTGTAATTATTACTGGTTTAGGTGGGTTTGTCCTCAATTACCAACCAGCATATATAAACGAAATAAACCACACTATTTACCCCCCATCTAAATCTGTTTCTTTTAATAGCAAACTAATTAAAAATGATGGTTTATTGGCTAATCATTTGATGAACCTTGAGGGTATAGGATATAATGAAGCATGTGTCGAAATATTAAAATTTAGTCGAAAAACAAAACTTAAATTAAAAAGACAAGAGTCTATAAACTTTAAAAATNTAGGAAAATTGTTTGAGAATGAATCAGGTAATATTGAGTTTCTACCCAATTCATCATTCAACTTTAATAACAACTCATATGGCTTAACAAGCTTCCAAATTTCGAAATTAAATAATTCATCTCAAAAAACTAATCTTAATATCGCATCCGCTGCAGCTATATTAATTCTTGTATGTCTTTCAATCTTTTCATTAAGCAATAATCCTGTCGATAATCTTTCAGTATTCAACCTAAATCCAATCAAAAATAACAATTATCAACCCAGATCTTCAGATAGCAACCAAGATATTATAGCTAAAGAAACTCCTGGAATATATAATGTGCAAGTTTCCCAAGTGGATTTTGACTTATATAAAATTAACGGTACTAATTATCATATTTCAACAAAAAAGTGCTTCAAATTGGGCTTTGGAAGAGACGTTCAAATAAAAATTTGGATAGATGAAAAAGACAGAACGCAAAGACAAGTATGTTTTTTGAATGTTGCTGAAACAGAATATGATGACTGCTACAAAATTACTGAAGTCTATAATGAGCTAGTATCTAAATCTGATAANGTCATGGTACTAACTAAGAGAGGTCGGATGAAAGAAGCAACACTTGTATTAGAAGAGACATACATAGATCCATATGTCATTGCTAACAGTAATCCTGAGGAAGAATTAGACACACAAAATGAAGAAATTGAATTAGATAAAAATGTAGGTAAGAGATTTATAAATGCCATTCACAGTCTTAGTACTCCTGAAAACAAAACAATTGAAAATAATATCAATGTATCATCATCCGAAAATCTACAAGTAAGAAAAAAACCTTTCCACATTATTGTAGGTAGTTTCTCTGATTTAAAAAATGCTCAAGCACTTTGTAAACAGTTAAAAAAACGAGGATTTGAAAATTCACAAACAATAGAAAAAAATGAAAATGGACTNGTTAGAGTTTCTGTAGATAGTTTTTTTACTGAGGAAGAAGCTAAGGTTATTTTAAGTGACGTGAAAACACAACTATCAAGTGCTTGGATTTTAAATAAAAATTAGGTCAATTTTATAATTTTATCAATTTCATTCATAATTAATACAGGATTTATTTTTTTAACACAACCGCCCTTAGTCCATCTACAAGACTTACCATGTTTTGAACATGGCCTGTGTTTCTTCATATAAACTATATTAACTGGTTCCGGTCTTGTTAAATAAGGCCAAAAACCTAGTGCTGGTTTAGTACAGCCCCAAAAGGATATTATATGTTTGTTTAATGCAGCAGCTATATGCATCATACCTGTGTCATTAGTAAGAACAANGCGACTTTTTTTAATAAGAANAGCAGATTGATCTACAGAAATTAACCCGCAAAAACTTATAACTTCAGTATTAGTTGTTTGATCAACAATATCTTGACCCATTTGCAATTCATTTTCTCCACCAATTAAAACAATTTTTCTAGAAATTGTGTTACATACATTAACGACTTGAGATGTTGAAAGTTTTTTTGATTCATAACTTCCTCCAATACTCCAACAAATAAAATCTTGTTCTGTATTAAATTCTAATTGAATATTTTCAGGTAAAAAATAATCTAAGCCTTTTTTATCATTAACTACTCCTAATTTATTTACAACACCAAAATACATATCAACAACATGCTCTTTAAGTAAACGAACTCCGAAGTTAATGAAGAAAAATCTTTTTAATCTTTTCTTGCTATATGTAATATTTTTTACTCGCAAATTTAATTTAATCCAAAAAGAACGGAGATTATTATGTAAATCAATAATTAGATCATAATTTTCTATCTTTAAGTCATAAATAGTTGATTGTAGTTCTTTTAAAAAAATTAATTTATCTATATATGGATTATTTAACAAAACCACACTGTTACTCTTTTTTGTTAAAAAATGTAACTCCACCATAGACTGTGTTTTTAGGCATCTTAAAATTGGCGAAGTCAATACAATATCTCCTAACGAACTAAATCTTATGATTAATATTTTTTTCATAAAACAAAATATAATATAAAAAGATGAGTATTGGTTAAAATAAAATTTTAATTTTAACAAGATATGTTAACCGATTCTCATATACATCTTTATTTGTCCGATTTTGACAATGACTTTAATAAAGTTCTTAATGACGCAAAAAAAAATAAAATAAATCGTTTCCTCCTTCCCAACATTGACAAGAATTCATTACCAAAACTTCTGTCAATTTGTAAATTAAACAAGCATCTATATCCAATGATTGGTTTACATCCAGTTAGTGTTAAAGAAAATTACCTGTCCGAACTAGACTTTATTTATAATTTTATTGATGGAAATGATTTTATTGCAATTGGAGAAATTGGTATTGACCTACACTGGGACAAGTCATTTTTGGAACAACAAAAACATGCCTTTAAACTTCAAATAAATTGGGGAAAAAAACATAACCTACCTATTGTAATACATTCTAGGAATTCATTTAATGAAGTATTTCAAATTTTAAA is from Flavobacteriales bacterium TMED191 and encodes:
- a CDS encoding elongation factor Ts; the protein is MTKITASEVNKLRQQTGAGMMDCKKALVESNGDFEKAIDVLRKKGQKVAAKRADRATTEGAVLAMTSANNHLGVILCLNCETDFVAKNENFINLAKNLLSLALDNNINDLDSLKSLDFDGNMSVGEKLVEQTGVIGEKIELSNYHAVSSDFVTAYIHPGNKLASLVAFNMSSTDGIQDIGKNIAMQIAAMNPVGLGEDDITQDVIDKEIEIGKDLARQEGKPEEMLEKIAKGRLKKFFKENTLINQAYIKDSKKTVMQYLQDANSDLCITAFKRVSLG
- the rpsB gene encoding 30S ribosomal protein S2 gives rise to the protein MMIVDVKKLLDAGVHFGHLTRKRHPNMSPYIFMEKDGTHILDLNQTVNKLNESLQALKKITKTGRRILFVATKKQAKDILIKHIKPLKMPYITERWPGGMLTNFVTIRKAVKKMSAIDKMKEDGTISTLSKRERLQLDRKRAKLEKDLGSISDMNRLPGAIFIVDIVKEKIAVLEAIKLGIPTFAMVDTNSDPSLVDFPIPSNDDASKSIDIILSCVATTIKEALDERETEKKSKVSDSDSKKTKKS
- a CDS encoding 30S ribosomal protein S9 is translated as MDKIHAIGRRKHSIARVYLKSGKGAIKINNKDYKDYFPTTLLQYKIEQSQNVVSSSKDFDIQVNVIGGGLTGQAEATRLGIARALVILNADNKSNLRKEGLITRDPRMVERKKPGQRKARKKTQFSKR
- a CDS encoding 50S ribosomal protein L13 — its product is MVKYKNKYVTNSVKPVDVKKEWLLIDASGALLGRMASKIAKIIRGKHKANYTPHMDCGDNVVVINADKIKLSGNKWDQKEYVRHTGYPGGRRVTLAKDLLEKHPTRLVEKAVKGMLPKTKLGRAINKNLYVYAGESHKQTAQNPKLLNLDDIK
- the kbl gene encoding glycine C-acetyltransferase, with the translated sequence MKNELKSLLNRQISEAKSQGLYKSERIIDSSQSALIEVGGKQVLNLCSNNYLGLSSHPEIVAAAKSTLDTHGFGMSSVRFICGTQDIHKKLEVVISEFLHKDDTILYAAAFDANGGLFEPLLNDEDAIISDQLNHASIIDGIRLCKAKRFRYRNSDMIDLNAKLHESKDSRLRLIATDGVFSMDGSIAKLDKICDLADKHDALVMVDDCHATGFIGKSGRGSAEHHNVLKRVDIITGTLGKAMGGAMGGFTSASAEIIDILRQKSRPYLFSNSLAPSIVGAGIKAFELLNSSNDLREKLQKNTAYFRSEIVKMGFDVLPGIHPIVPIMLYDAKISQIFSQKLLEKGIYVIGFFYPVVPQKMARIRVQISAAHSKKQINNALDAFLSVGKELKIIS
- a CDS encoding NADP-specific glutamate dehydrogenase — translated: MMSEIKDFIKSVRLKNSNEPEFIQAVEEFSHSIIPFLKNNKKYQGNNLLNRIIEPERVIIFRVPWVDDNGVVQVNRGYRVEFNSAIGPYKGGLRFHPSVNLSILKFLGFEQIFKNALTGLPMGGGKGGSDFNPKGKTDNEVMKFCQSFMLELSRHIGPNTDIPAGDIGVGAREIGYMFGQYKRIKNEFTGVLTGKSFNWGGSLIRPEATGYGVVYFLDEMLNVKNESIANKKVVISGSGNVAQYACQKIIELGGKVITLSDSSGYILDPDGLDKEKLKYVFDLKNVRRGRISEYAQKYDCTFVSKETPWRVKCDIALPCATQNELNEQDAKILVQNNCIAVCEGANMPCTIGAVNYFISNNVLFAPGKASNAGGVAVSGLEMSQNSLRINWTREEVDDKLKNIMKQIHNSCMQYGQDTSNINYVKGSNISSFIKIADSMLDQGVV
- a CDS encoding TonB-dependent receptor, with the protein product MKIRFPLLSLLTLISFLGFSQTSTLKGLIFDEIDNSPLIGVNILFGNNQGSTSNSDGKYNINLQPGTNSISFQYMGYKTFTLDIFIKPDEILNQNIYLKNISQELDLVVVSAGKFEQKLEEVTVSMDVIKPSLIENKNTTDLEILMNQSPGVQVVDGQANIRGGSGWSYNTGSRVLVMIDDMPILSGDRGTVQWNMIPMENISQIEVIKGASSVLFGSSAMNGVINVRTSYPKGQPETKVSLFSGQYDNPKREGLNWWGNDKRRFHGMSFNYAEKKINTGIVFGGNVYANDGFKGGYVTDTTHHRYGEEIPVSEKRGRFNFNVNHNSKNIKGLSYGLNGNLVFSDTYESLIFQHDSVGXTPIGVPDGDKPVRFNQMMFNIDPFIKYINSNNKTQHSYKSRFFRDDYQPXNDEIGYSXVFFQEYQFQKTFDLENXTKXVSTTGFSSNYIKGNYDEIYGEGGTSKIKQLFNYSGYSQIDAKYQKLNLSLGVRLEHLIFQNDHQLVPVIRSGLNYQLFDATFVRTSFGQGYRYPTIMELFVKTDFDPVYVYPNPDLNAESGWSSEIGIKQLLKIGEWKGMLDVAGFVMYYDDMIEFTFGGWGPMGVDSNSDGSVTPDEFDDNLYGFGFKCINIGETRITGFEISAMGEGKIGNVDVSLLASYTKVNPVILNPEEDYYEYVGGLQDGNTINYIESSYYTDGNILKYRHENIFKFDINLDYGMFMTGLSTRYNSMMKNMDLVFGSSAFNDGGIDVGIDQIINLGVLDSRDRMLDGDLILDYRFGIHLSENVTLSFIIDNLLNREYQTRPADLGPPRAYTLKISAKI
- the kdsB gene encoding 3-deoxy-manno-octulosonate cytidylyltransferase; the encoded protein is MKTIGIIPARLQSTRLVNKALLKFNNKPLLQHTYEAVKNSSLFNRIYIATDSKLIQDTAQNFNAEVIMTSKENKNGTERCIDVVQKLSKNIENDDLVINIQCDEPFLEVKHFKKIIQQMNSDVQIATLMSPIKKEELNNPNTVKVSVDKNFIANKFSRLLQNFKPKEKLYKHIGIYAYKKKTLLKLSKLKEVKIEKKESLEQLRWLKNNYKVHCSPIRENIVSINTQEDVKKVLKK
- a CDS encoding SPOR domain-containing protein, with translation MKKPIELHIFELLKHNDCVIITGLGGFVLNYQPAYINEINHTIYPPSKSVSFNSKLIKNDGLLANHLMNLEGIGYNEACVEILKFSRKTKLKLKRQESINFKNXGKLFENESGNIEFLPNSSFNFNNNSYGLTSFQISKLNNSSQKTNLNIASAAAILILVCLSIFSLSNNPVDNLSVFNLNPIKNNNYQPRSSDSNQDIIAKETPGIYNVQVSQVDFDLYKINGTNYHISTKKCFKLGFGRDVQIKIWIDEKDRTQRQVCFLNVAETEYDDCYKITEVYNELVSKSDXVMVLTKRGRMKEATLVLEETYIDPYVIANSNPEEELDTQNEEIELDKNVGKRFINAIHSLSTPENKTIENNINVSSSENLQVRKKPFHIIVGSFSDLKNAQALCKQLKKRGFENSQTIEKNENGLVRVSVDSFFTEEEAKVILSDVKTQLSSAWILNKN
- a CDS encoding lipopolysaccharide heptosyltransferase family protein, with the protein product MKKILIIRFSSLGDIVLTSPILRCLKTQSMVELHFLTKKSNSVVLLNNPYIDKLIFLKELQSTIYDLKIENYDLIIDLHNNLRSFWIKLNLRVKNITYSKKRLKRFFFINFGVRLLKEHVVDMYFGVVNKLGVVNDKKGLDYFLPENIQLEFNTEQDFICWSIGGSYESKKLSTSQVVNVCNTISRKIVLIGGENELQMGQDIVDQTTNTEVISFCGLISVDQSAXLIKKSRXVLTNDTGMMHIAAALNKHIISFWGCTKPALGFWPYLTRPEPVNIVYMKKHRPCSKHGKSCRWTKGGCVKKINPVLIMNEIDKIIKLT
- a CDS encoding TatD family deoxyribonuclease, with protein sequence MLTDSHIHLYLSDFDNDFNKVLNDAKKNKINRFLLPNIDKNSLPKLLSICKLNKHLYPMIGLHPVSVKENYLSELDFIYNFIDGNDFIAIGEIGIDLHWDKSFLEQQKHAFKLQINWGKKHNLPIVIHSRNSFNEVFQILKNEKSSQMTGIFHCFSGTYEEAKKIIDLGFYLGIGGVVTFKNSDLKNVLKKIDLKHIVLETDAPYLAPHPFRGQRNEPKYLSIIANQIAEIKNTTIEEVALITSHNTNKIFFY